A section of the Mesobacillus jeotgali genome encodes:
- the accC gene encoding acetyl-CoA carboxylase biotin carboxylase subunit: protein MIKKLLIANRGEIAVRVIRACRELGVESVAVFSEADRESLHVQLADEAYCIGPKASKDSYLNFTNIISVAKLTGCDAIHPGYGFLAENADFAELCRECNITFVGPSPEAIQKMGTKDVARETMKQANVPIVPGSQGIVETTDDAVSLANDIGYPVIIKATAGGGGKGIRVARTEQELIKGINITQQEAMTAFGNPGVYIEKYIEDFRHVEIQVLADSYGHTIHLGERDCSIQRRLQKLLEETPSPALDGEIRAEMGEAAVKAAKAVDYTGAGTVEFIYDYRNRKFYFMEMNTRIQVEHPVTEMVTGVDLIKEQIKIASGERLGLKQEDVQFNGWAIECRINAENPAKNFMPSAGKIKMYLPPGGFGVRIDSAAYPGYTIPPYYDSMIAKVITYGSSREEAIDRMKRALGEFVVEGIHTTIPFHLKLLNHEKFVEGQFNTKFLEMYDVMSEE, encoded by the coding sequence ATGATAAAAAAATTACTTATAGCCAACAGAGGAGAAATAGCAGTCCGTGTTATACGTGCCTGCAGGGAGTTGGGCGTTGAATCCGTTGCAGTATTTTCGGAGGCAGACAGAGAATCACTTCATGTCCAGCTCGCCGATGAGGCATACTGCATCGGGCCAAAAGCATCAAAGGACAGCTATTTGAATTTCACTAATATAATCAGCGTAGCTAAATTGACCGGGTGTGACGCCATCCATCCCGGTTATGGCTTCCTTGCAGAGAATGCCGATTTTGCAGAACTTTGCAGGGAATGCAATATAACGTTTGTCGGCCCATCTCCTGAAGCGATTCAGAAAATGGGTACAAAGGATGTTGCAAGGGAAACGATGAAGCAGGCGAATGTCCCGATTGTACCGGGGTCTCAAGGCATCGTTGAAACCACGGATGATGCAGTCAGCCTTGCAAATGATATTGGTTACCCGGTCATCATCAAGGCGACGGCTGGCGGAGGCGGTAAAGGAATCCGTGTTGCCAGAACCGAGCAGGAGCTTATAAAAGGAATTAATATCACCCAGCAGGAAGCTATGACAGCCTTCGGCAATCCTGGCGTTTATATAGAAAAATATATTGAAGATTTCCGCCATGTTGAAATCCAGGTGCTGGCTGACAGTTATGGCCATACCATCCATCTGGGAGAGCGTGATTGTTCGATTCAAAGGCGTCTGCAAAAATTGCTTGAGGAAACCCCTTCACCTGCGCTTGACGGAGAAATAAGGGCAGAAATGGGCGAAGCTGCCGTCAAGGCTGCGAAGGCAGTTGATTATACCGGTGCGGGCACGGTAGAATTTATATATGACTACCGCAACCGCAAATTTTATTTCATGGAAATGAATACCCGCATCCAGGTTGAACATCCTGTAACTGAAATGGTTACAGGCGTTGATCTTATCAAGGAACAGATCAAAATTGCCTCAGGTGAAAGGCTGGGCCTTAAGCAGGAAGATGTCCAGTTTAACGGGTGGGCCATTGAATGCCGGATCAACGCAGAGAATCCTGCGAAAAATTTCATGCCATCGGCAGGCAAAATCAAAATGTATCTCCCTCCAGGCGGTTTTGGTGTTAGAATAGATTCAGCGGCATATCCTGGTTATACAATCCCGCCTTACTATGATTCAATGATCGCGAAGGTCATTACTTATGGAAGCAGCAGGGAAGAAGCGATTGACCGCATGAAGAGAGCGCTTGGTGAGTTTGTGGTTGAAGGGATTCACACGACCATCCCGTTCCATCTCAAGCTGCTGAACCATGAGAAGTTCGTGGAAGGGCAGTTCAATACGAAATTCTTGGAAATGTATGATGTGATGTCAGAAGAATAA
- the nusB gene encoding transcription antitermination factor NusB, producing MKRRTAREKALQALFQIDISKVEASDAIEHVLEEEAGDDYLNKLVFGTVEHQQEIDEEIKVYLEKWSIDRLAAVDRNLLRMSVYELKYCNEDVPMNVVLDEAIEIAKLYGDDQSSRFINGVLSKVKQSIS from the coding sequence ATGAAAAGAAGAACAGCAAGAGAAAAGGCACTGCAAGCCTTATTCCAGATTGATATAAGCAAGGTGGAAGCTTCGGATGCGATTGAGCATGTACTTGAAGAAGAAGCTGGAGATGACTATTTAAACAAGCTTGTGTTCGGTACAGTTGAGCATCAGCAGGAAATCGATGAGGAAATCAAAGTATACTTGGAAAAATGGTCAATCGACAGGCTAGCTGCGGTGGATCGGAATCTCCTGCGCATGTCCGTATATGAATTAAAGTACTGCAACGAAGATGTACCTATGAATGTTGTTCTTGATGAAGCAATTGAAATTGCTAAATTATATGGGGATGACCAGTCAAGCCGGTTTATCAATGGTGTGCTTTCCAAAGTGAAGCAAAGCATTTCCTGA
- the folD gene encoding bifunctional methylenetetrahydrofolate dehydrogenase/methenyltetrahydrofolate cyclohydrolase FolD: protein MAAIIIDGKEIAKKKRLEVADQVQELKKQGVTPGLAVILVGDNQASRTYVTSKQKTARELGMHNVLIEYPVSITEQELLSKIDELNNDEAIHGILVQLPLPKHISEKKLIEAISPEKDVDGFHPINIGRMMTGQDAFLPCTPYGVMIMLEEIGMDLSGQHVVVVGRSNIVGKPAGQLFLNENATVTYCHSRTKDLKEHTKQADVVVAAVGKAGLITADHIKPGAVVIDVGMNRDDEGKLCGDVAFAEVKEKAGYITPVPGGVGPMTIAMLMFNTMKSAKNHMSRLQNSNL from the coding sequence ATGGCTGCTATTATTATTGATGGGAAAGAAATTGCCAAAAAGAAAAGACTTGAAGTGGCGGATCAGGTCCAGGAGCTAAAAAAACAGGGAGTTACTCCTGGACTGGCGGTCATTCTGGTCGGAGATAACCAGGCATCAAGAACCTATGTCACCAGCAAGCAAAAAACGGCTAGAGAACTGGGTATGCACAACGTGCTGATAGAATACCCTGTATCGATTACTGAACAGGAGCTATTATCCAAAATTGATGAACTGAATAATGATGAAGCCATTCACGGTATTTTGGTGCAGCTTCCGCTTCCGAAACATATAAGTGAAAAGAAATTGATTGAAGCCATTTCCCCGGAAAAAGATGTAGATGGCTTCCACCCAATAAATATTGGCCGGATGATGACCGGGCAGGATGCCTTTTTGCCATGTACTCCATATGGTGTGATGATCATGCTGGAGGAAATCGGCATGGATCTTTCCGGCCAGCATGTGGTTGTCGTTGGAAGAAGCAATATTGTTGGGAAGCCTGCAGGACAATTGTTTTTAAATGAAAATGCAACGGTTACATATTGTCATTCAAGAACAAAAGATTTGAAGGAACACACTAAGCAGGCAGATGTCGTCGTAGCTGCAGTTGGGAAAGCGGGATTGATAACTGCTGACCATATCAAGCCAGGGGCTGTGGTCATCGATGTCGGCATGAACAGGGATGATGAAGGCAAACTTTGTGGCGACGTTGCTTTCGCTGAGGTGAAGGAAAAAGCCGGCTATATCACGCCGGTACCCGGCGGTGTTGGCCCGATGACCATTGCCATGCTGATGTTCAATACCATGAAGTCGGCGAAAAACCATATGAGCAGACTTCAAAACTCAAATCTATAA
- the accB gene encoding acetyl-CoA carboxylase biotin carboxyl carrier protein, with product MLKVQEIRELIKLVDQSSIDEFSYEYEGSKIKMKKHGAAKVEHVQQSAPAPSPQPAPVVQEAPRPEPKAEAAAVQEVKQEEIQDTSNLHKIVSPMVGTFYQSSSPEADAYVKTGSKVSKDSIVCIVEAMKLFNEIEAEVNGEIVEILVKDGQLVEYGQPLFLVKPE from the coding sequence ATGTTAAAAGTACAGGAAATCAGAGAATTGATCAAATTAGTAGACCAATCAAGCATTGACGAATTTTCATACGAATACGAAGGATCAAAAATTAAGATGAAGAAGCATGGAGCAGCCAAAGTTGAGCATGTACAGCAATCAGCACCGGCACCATCTCCGCAGCCGGCGCCAGTCGTACAGGAAGCACCAAGACCAGAGCCAAAGGCAGAAGCAGCAGCAGTTCAAGAAGTAAAACAGGAAGAAATCCAGGATACTTCAAACTTACATAAGATTGTTTCTCCAATGGTCGGGACTTTCTATCAATCTTCTTCACCAGAAGCGGATGCGTATGTGAAGACTGGTTCGAAGGTAAGCAAAGATTCAATTGTTTGTATCGTTGAAGCAATGAAGCTCTTCAATGAAATTGAAGCAGAAGTAAATGGGGAAATCGTTGAAATTCTTGTTAAAGATGGACAGCTTGTAGAATATGGCCAGCCTTTATTCCTGGTTAAGCCTGAATAA
- a CDS encoding Asp23/Gls24 family envelope stress response protein — MSEQQHILEMSHDENGLGKVEIAPEVIEVIASIAASEVEGVTQMRGSFAAGVVERLGKKNHGKGVKVELAEEGIKVDVYCVMKFGVSIPVVAQKIQDNIRQALLNMTALDATEVNIHVVGVQFENQKVEPEIEQEV, encoded by the coding sequence ATGAGTGAACAGCAACATATACTTGAAATGAGCCACGATGAGAACGGCTTGGGAAAAGTAGAAATTGCACCTGAAGTAATTGAAGTCATTGCAAGCATCGCTGCATCCGAGGTAGAAGGTGTCACGCAGATGCGCGGCAGCTTCGCAGCTGGAGTAGTAGAGAGACTAGGAAAGAAAAATCACGGCAAAGGTGTAAAAGTCGAGCTTGCAGAAGAAGGAATCAAGGTTGACGTTTATTGTGTCATGAAGTTTGGTGTTTCGATTCCTGTGGTTGCACAGAAAATCCAGGACAATATCCGCCAGGCATTGTTGAACATGACAGCACTTGATGCAACAGAAGTAAATATCCATGTAGTCGGTGTTCAGTTCGAAAACCAAAAAGTAGAACCTGAAATCGAACAGGAAGTTTAA